In Candidatus Delongbacteria bacterium, the genomic window GTGGCAGCGATCCGGGCGTGGTCCTGTTGGATGCCGACCTGGAGCTGGCGGCTGCGACGCTGGTGGCCAGCCGGATGATCAACAACGGCCAGAGCTGCATCGCCAGCAAGCGCTTCATCGCCCCGCTGGCCCTGCGCCGGGACTTCGAGCCGCTGGTGCTGGAGAAGATGCGTGCGCACGCGCTGGGCGACCCGCTGGACGAGGAGTGCCGGCTGGGACCGCTGGCCCGCGCCGATCTGCGGACGGGGCTGGACGACCAGGTGCGGCGCAGCGTGGCGGCGGGGGCGCGCCTGCTCTGCGGCGGCACGATCCCGGCAGGGCCGGGCCACGGCTATCCGGCCAGCGTGCTGACGGACGTCGCGCCGGGCCAGCCGGCCTTCGACGAGGAGCTGTTCGGTCCGGTGGCCGCGCTCGGCTGGGCGCATGACGAGACCGAGGCCCTGGCCTGGGCGGCGCGCAGCCGCTATGGCCTGGGCGCTTCCGTGTTCACGCGCGACCTGGAACGCGGCGAGGCGCTGGCCCGCGCGGCGCTGCCCGCCGGGGCCGTCTTCGTCAACGCGCTGGTGCGCTCCGATCCGCGCCTGCCCTTTGGCGGCATCCGCGATTCGGGCTTCGGCCGGGAATTGGCAGACGAGGGTCTGCGCGAATTCGTCAACTGCAAATCGATCTATATCGCCTGACCGGGAGGAACCCCATGCACAAACTGGTGCTGCTGCGCCACGGGCAAAGCGCCTGGAACCTGGAAAACCGCTTCACGGGCTGGACGGACATGGACCTCTCCCCCGAGGGGATCCGCGAGGCCACCGCGGCGGGACAACTGTTGAAAGAGGAGGGCTTCGTCTTCGACCAGGCCTGGACCTCCGTGCTCAAGCGCGCCATCCGCACGCTCTGGATCACGCTGGACGGGATGGATCAGATGTGGATTCCCGTCACACGCAGCTGGCGCCTGAACGAGCGCCACTACGGCGCGCTGCAGGGCCTGGACAAGAAGGAGACGGTGGAACGGCACGGAAAGGAGCAGGTGCAGATCTGGCGCCGTTCCTTCGACACGCCGCCGCCGCCGCTGGAGTTGGATGATCCGCGCCATCCGCGCTTCGACCCGCGCTACGCGGGCGTGCCCGCCGCCGAGCTGCCCGCTTGCGAGTCCCTCAAGGACACGATCCAGCGCTTCCTGCCGCTCTGGAACGGCCAGATCGCGCCGGCCATCCGCTCGGGCCAGCGCGTGCTCATCGCCGCGCACGGCAACAGCCTGCGCGCGCTGGTCAAGCACCTGGACGGGATCAGCGACGAGGCGATCACCGGGTTGAACATCCCCACGGCCATTCCCCTGCTCTACGAACTGGACGACGACCTGCGGCCGCTTTCGAGCCGCTACCTGGGCGACGCCGAGGCCGCCCGCAAGGCGGCGGAGGCCGTGGCCAAGCAGACCGGATGAGACCAGCCGTCGTCCTGCCCGGACGCGGCCGACTGCTGGAGCGGCTCCTGCGTCACGTCGAGGATCCCGCGGCACGCCTGATCGCGCTGACGGGACCGGCCGGCGTGGGCAAGAGCCGCGTGCTGGAGGCGCTGGAGGAAAGCCTGTCCCCGGGCATCCTGGTGCTGAGCCACGTCTGCCAGTGCCGGGACGGGGCCGCGGGCGGCGCCCTGGGCGGTCTGCTGGAGCGGCTGGGCCGCCAACTCACGCCCTCCGGCCTGCTGGCCCTCTACGAAGAGCCCGGCTTGCGCCGGCTGTTCGCACTCAGCCCCGCGCTGCTGGGCCGGCTGGAGGCGCGCCAGGAGCCCGGCCAGTTCCAGTTCATGCCCGTGCTGGAGAGCCTGGTCACGCTGCTGGGCCGCCTCTCCCAGGATCGGCCGCTGCTGCTGATCCTGGACGACCTGCAATTCGTCGACGAGACCAGCCGCAGCCTGCTGGAGGGCCTGCTGGCGCATCCCGCGCTGGACGAACTGGGCGTGACCCTGCTCATCGCCTGCCGCGAGCTGGACGCGCTGCCCTTCGCGGCGGAGTGGCGCCGCCTGTTGGGTGAGGTGCCCGGCTTGTTGAGCGTGGAGGTGGGCCCGCTGGATCCGGAAGGTCTGCGTGAGCTGGTGGCCGGCGAGCTGGACCCCGAGGCGCCTCGGAGCCTGGAGCCGCTGCTGGAGCGGCTGCTGGCCGAATCAGGCGGACTGCCCTTCCTGGCCGTGCTGTTGCTGCGCCACGCGCGCCGCGGCGGCCTGGTGCGCGCCACGCTGGAGGGCTGGCGCTGCGGGGCGCCGGACGAGCTGTCCCGACTCCTGCGCGGCGGCCTGGTGGACGAATTGCTGGCGCCCCTGCTGGAGCGCCAGCCGGCGGCGCGCTTTCTGTTGACCTGGCTGCGCGCGGTGGGCTTGCCGGCCAGCCTGGAGCCGTTGCGGCGCGCGGCGCCCGGGCGCGATGGGATCTGGGAACCGCTGGCGGAGGAGCTGCAGCGCCAGGGCGTGCTGCGCCATCTGCCGGACGAGGCGGATCCCGACCGCTGGGAGTTCGCCCACTCCCTCTGGAACGAATTGGCCGGCGAGTGGCTGGAACCCGCCGAGCGCCGGGACTTCCTGCTCCAGGTGGCGGCCGGCCTGGACGAATCCGACCGCGACCAGCGCGTGCTGCGGGCCGGGCTGCTGGGGCGCGTCGCCCGGGAATCAGCCGACCTGCCCGCCCGGGAAGAGGCCGTTGTCCAGCTGCGCGGCCTGCTCTCCGATCTGGCCGAGGACGACGCCAACCTGGAACTGCAGCTGCGCCTGGCCGGCGACCTGCGCGACCTGGCCGTATCACGCGGGGACTATTCGCTGGCCGTCCGCACGGGCGTGCTGGCCAGTCTCTCCATCAACGCGGTCGCCGCGCTGGCCGAGTGGCTGGAGCAGGCGGACTTCGAGCGGCTGGACGCCGCGACGCGCCTGCTGGTCCTGCAGCACATGCCGCGGCACTCGCTGATCCTCAACCGTCCCGGGGACCTGCTGCCCTGGGTGGAGCGCATGGAGGCCCGCGGCGACCTGAGCGAGCCCGAGCGCGCCGCCCTGCTGCTGACGCGCCTGCAGCGGCGCTACTCCAACTCCGACTGGGAGGACGCCGCGCCGGAGTTCCAGCGCCTGGCGGGCCTGGACCTATTGCCCGAACAGGCGGCCTGGGCGGACGTGCTGCGCTGTCTGGCCGCGCCCGCCGGCGGGCTCGACGCCCGCGAACGGTTCCAGGCGCTGGAGAACCTGCTGCGGGAGAAGTCCGGTCTGCTCAGCGCCGCGCAGCAGCTGAGCGTCTTCTTCGAGCTGCACAACCTGGCCCACCTGTTCGCCGGCCAACCCCTGCTCAAGCCCTGGCAGGAGCCGATGGTGGAACAGGCCCGCCGGATGGCGAGCGTCTCCGTGGCCCGCCAGCGCGACTACCTGGCCCGCGTGCTGGCGCTGGTCGGACGCCACGACGAAGCCGAGCGCATGCTGCGCGAGAACCTGGCCTCCTTCCTGCGCCGCCGCTGCTGGACGCCCGCCGCCGAGGCCGCGCTCTTCCTGCTCAACCTGCTGAAGCGCCAGCGCCGGCTGGACGAGTCCGCCCGGCTGGTGGAAGAGCTGGGCACCCTGCTGGAACAGCCGGCCACCACCTACACCCAGCGGGCCGTGGTGCTCACCGCCCTGGGCATCGAGTGGCGCCTGCTGCGCACGGAGGTGGCCGCGCGCCTGCTGGAGCGCGCCGAATCCTTCATGGCCGATGAGCGCGCCCCGGAGCTGAACCTGGCCCTGGGCTACAGCCGGGCCCACGTGCGCGTCCAGCAGGCGGAGACCGGCGGCGACTGGGCCGTGGCCGCCGCGGCCTGCGAGGCCATGGTGGAGCAGTATCGCGGGCTGGGTCGCGGGGACGTGGAGATGCTGATCTTCTGCCTCATGCGCGACCGGGCCCTTGCGCACCTGCACGGTCCCGATCCCGCGCGCCGGGCGGCGGACTACCTGCCCGCCGTGGCCGCCGCCCGAGAACGCCGCGAATACGATCTGGTGCGCTTCCAGGTCCTGATCGGTGAACTGGCCCTGGTGACGGGCGAGGACGCCGTGGCGGACGCCGTGGCCGAGGGGCTGGCGGACGTGGAACAGGACGCGGCCCAGGCCGCCGCCTTCCGCGTGGCCCTGGCCTGCCGGCGCGGCGACTCCCACGCGGCGTCCGCCGCGCTGCTGGAAACCTGCTGCCAGCTCTCCACCCAGCCGGGCAGCCAGCTGGTCCTGCACCTGCTGGGGCGCTGGCCCGGGCTGACGGCCTGGCCGCCCCCCCGCCCCTGTCCGCCCCGGCTGGCCTGCCTGTGGGCCTGGGCCCTGGCGAACCTGGCCCAGGACGGCCGGCCCTTCCGGCTGCCCGGGCTGGAGGTGGCGGAGTCCGAGCGCTGCGCCTTCGTCCGGCACACCCTGGCCGAGTTGCGCGAACCTCGCCGCGACGAGTCGCCGGCTGAGCGCGCGCGGCTGGAGCGCGAGCTGGAGCGCCTCGAGACCTGGCTGTCCGACCAGGAGGAGCGCGCGCCGGGCCGCGGCCTGCGCCTGCAGGTGCTGGGCCCCGTGCGCCTGCTGCTGGACGGCCGCGAGCTGGATCCGGCCACCCTGAAGACCCGGGTGGGCGTGGAACTGCTGGCCCTGTTGGCCATCCGGGCCTGGCAGGGGCGGGAGCGCCTCGGGCGCGACGAGATCCTGGACGCCCTGACCCTGGAGGGCCGGCCGCTGCTCAGCGAGTCCAGCCTGCGGGTGGTGATCAGCCGGCTGCGCAAGGCCCTGCTGCCCCAGAGTCCCGAGGCCATCCGCTTCCAGGAGCGCCAGGGCTACGCGGTGGCGGAGGATCTGGGCCTGTCCGTGGACGCGCTGGACTTCGAGCGGGCCTGGACACGCGCCCAGGACGCCCAGCGCAAGGGGCGCGCGCCGGAAGTGGAACGGCACCTGGACGACTGCCTGGGCCTGTACCGCGGCTCCTTCCTGCCCGGCGGCGCGGCCTGGACCGAGCCCCTGCGCGGCCACTTCGAGCGCCGCTTCATGGATGCGGCCCGTCAGCGGCTGAAGCTGTTGGAGGGGCAGGACGAGCTGCGCGGCGAGTTCCTGGCCCGGCTCAAGGCGCGGCTGCCCGTCCTGGCGGAATACCTGGCCGTGGAGGCCTGAGGCGGCGAGCGGCCCTTTCCCTGCCCGCCGATCCCGATCTTCCAGCGCACAGCGACGATCCCGATCCGGACCCACGCAGCCCCTGGCCGGGGCCGAGCCGCGCGCTGCGCCGGCCCGGGGACGACTTATGAACGGCGAGCAAGGAGAGCGGCAGCCATGGCGTTGGAGATCAAACAGGCGGACTTCCTGGTCAGCGTGGCCAACGCGAACCACCTTCCCGAGCCGCCCTGGCCCGAGATCGTCTTCGCCGGGCGCAGCAACGTGGGCAAGTCCAGCCTGATCAACATGCTGCTGGGGCGCAAGGCCCTGGCCAAGGTGAGCGCCGCTCCGGGCAAGACCCGGCTGGTCAACTACTTCCTGGTCAACGAGACCCTCTACTTCGTGGATCTGCCGGGCTACGGCTACGCCAAGACCAGCCAGGTCCTGCGCCAGGACTGGGCCAAGCTCATCGACGAGTACATCCGCACCCCGCGCTCGCGCATCGTGGTGCAGCTGCTGGACATCCGCCACCGGCCGGCCAAGCAGGACCTGGAGAGCCTGGAGTGGCTCTGCCACAACATGGTGCCCGTGGTGGTGGTGCTGACCAAGGGCGACAAACTGGGTCGCCAGGCCCAGTACGCGGCCTTGCAGGCGCTCAAGGAGCAGCTGAAATCCCTGCCGATTCTCCAGATTCTGACCAGTTCCGCGCGCTCCAAGAGCGGGCGCGACGATCTGCTTGGATTTCTGGGGGCATGGCTGAAGAAAGGACACGCCAGGTGAGGGACTTTTCCGGCGGCATGGAGGCCGTCCACGCGCTGCAGGACGCGCGCGAGCAGCTGTTGCAGGAGATCCGCCGCAGCATCGTGGGGCAGTCCGAGGTCATCGAGCATCTGCTGATCACGCTGCTCTGCCGCGGCCACGGCCTGGTGGTGGGCGTGCCGGGGCTCGCCAAGACCCTGCTGATCTCCACGCTGGCCCGCGTGCTGGAGCTGAAATTCAGCCGCATCCAGTTCACGCCGGACCTGATGCCCGGCGACATCACGGGCACGGACGTGATCGAGGAGGACCAGAACTCGCGGGCCAAGCACTTCCGCTTCTTCCACGGGCCGATCTTCGCCAACATCGTCCTGGCCGACGAGATCAACCGCACGCCGCCCAAGACCCAGTCCGCCCTGCTGCAGGCCATGCAGGAGCACGAGGTGACCGTGAGCGGGACCACCTACCCGCTGGAGGAGCCCTTCTTCGTGCTGGCCACGCAGAACCCCATCGAACAGGAAGGCACCTATCCCCTGCCCGAGGCCCAGCTGGACCGCTTCATGTTCATGCTGCGCGTGGACTATCCCAGCTTCGCCGAGGAGCTGGAGATCGTCAAGTCCACCACGGGCTCCTCGGGCGAGCTGCCGCGCTCCGTGCTCAGCGCCCAGCAGATCCTGCAGCTGCAGGAGCTGGTGCGCCGCACGCCGGTCTCCGACCACCTGGTGGAGCAGGCCGTCCGGCTGGCCTCGCGCACCCGGCCGGGCAATCCCGATGCGCCGGCCTGGATCAAGGAGCAGGTGAGCTGGGGCGCCGGCCCGCGCGCCAGCCAGTACCTGGTGCTGGGTGCCAAGTGCCGGGGCATCCTGCACGGCCGGCCCACGCCGGACCTGGAGGATCTGCGCGCCGTGGCGCTGCCCGTGCTGCGGCATCGCGTGCTGACCAACTTCGCCGCGGAGGCCGAGGGCGTGACCAGCGACGCGCTGATCGGGCGTCTGCTGGAGACCCTCGCCTGAGATGGCCACGCTGCTCACGCCGGAGCGGATCGGCAAGCTGAAGAGCCTGGACTTGGTGGCGCGCTCCGTGGTGGAGGGCTTCATCACCGGCCTGCACCGCTCGCCCTATCACGGCTTCAGCGTGGAGTTCAGCGAGCACCGCCCCTACCAGCGGGGCGACGAGATCCGCCACATCGACTGGCGCCTGTTCGCGCGCAGCGAGCGCTTCCAGATCAAGCAGTACGAGGAGGAGACCAACCTCCGCTGCCACATCCTGCTGGACGGCAGCGCGTCCATGGGCTTCGGCAGCCCGGGCCTGCTCAGCAAGTTCAGCTGGGGCGCGGCCCTGGCCGCCTGCCTGATGTACCTGATGGTGCGCCAGCAGGACGCCGTGGGCCTGGTCCTGTTCGACGAGGAGCTGCGCAAGCTCATCCCGCCCCGCAGCACGCGCGGCCACCTGCGCCTGCTGTTGAAGGAACTGGAGGGCTGGAAGCCCGCCGGCGGCACGCGCACGGAGGCCGTCCTGCATCGGATGGCCGAGTCGCTCACCCGGCGCGGGTTGGTGATCCTGATCAGCGACCTGCTGGACGACGAGAGCGCGCTGATCCGCGGCCTGAAGCACTTCCGCCACCAGGGCCACGAAGTCATCGTCCTGCAGCCGCTGGATCCGGCGGAGCTGGATTTCGGCCGGCTGGAGGGCGGGCGCTTCCGCGACCTGGAGAGCGGCGAGGAGCTGTCCGCCGATCCGCGCCTGGTGGCCAAGGAGGTCAACGAGCGCGTGGCGGCCTTCGTGAAGAGCCTGCGCGGCCGCTGTCTGGGCGAGGGCATCGATTTTGCCACCTTGAGCACCGGCCGCGAGGTGGACCATGCGCTGCTGGAATACCTGATCAAGCGCAAGCGCGTGGCGGGCTGAGAAGGATGGGCTGGGATGAGTACGTCCATGGATGAGCGGACTCTTCCGACAATTTTGAAAGTGGCGACCTCTGCGCATGCCATCCAGGTGGAGTTGAGCGACGGGCGCACGAATCTGCTGCCCATCGATTGGTATCCCCGGGTGGCGGCGGCCACGGTCAAGGAGCGGGCGCATTGGCGTCTGATCGCCAAAGGTGCCGGGGTCCACTGGGTGGACTTGGACGAGAGCGTAAGCGTGGAGAACATCCTGCAGGGCCGGCCTTCGGGTGAGAGCCAGAGTTCCTTCCAGAAATGGATCGACTCGAGAGCGGCACAGTCCACGACCCGTCCACGCCAGCCGCGCGCTGCGACCCGCTGATCTTGTGACGAAACAACAGGTCGAGACGAATTGACGTCGCTTTTCAATCAACCAGAAGCACGCCGCCTCCTGCGGGACGGGGCCTGGGTCGCCGTGCTGATCGTGCTGCTCTGGAGCCCGCTGCCCGAGATCATCCTGGGGCGCTGGCTGCAGGTCAGCAACGACGTGCGGCCGGAGACCGGGCGCGCCCACGACCGCCTGGACCTGCTGCAGGAGAGCGACAGCCAGGCCGTCAGCCGCTCCACGGTGCTGGAGCGGCAGGCCGAGGAGAGCGCCCGGGTGGCCACCTTAAGCCAGCTGCGCATCTACCTGATGAACCACTCCGAGCTGGACATGGGCCTGGCGCGCTTCCGGGAGTTCTACGGCAGCCTGTCCAGCTGGCAGCAGGACCAGCTGATCGCGCCCGACGCGCTGGAGGACCTCACCCGGCGCGGCCTGCGCGCGGTGACCGTCAACCGGCACGGCGTCCACGCGCGCTTCTCCTTCCTGGACGAATCCCGCAACCGGATGGACGGCACGGAGGTGGACCTGCTGCAGATCCAGCTGTTGCCGCTGGGGCTGGGCCAGGTGGCCGAGCAGGACACGGGGCTGGCGCTGGCGGATCCCGCGCTGACGGAGGTGCGCGACCGCCAGGAGGAGTCGGCCCTTGTGCCCGAGCACCGCGAGCTGCTGAGTCGGCTGCGCCAGGTGCCGGGGCTGAGCGTGCGCCGCGTCTGGCAGGCGCAGGGCGAGATCCTGCTGCTGGAGTTCCGCGCGGGCGGCGAGACCCAGTGGCTGCGCCCGGGCGGCGTGGTGATCAGCAAGGACACGGGGCTGCCCATCCGCAGCGGCGAGGAGGAACGCGAATGAACCGCGACCTGCTGCGTTCCCTGCGTCTGGCGCTCTATTCGCTGATGGGCGTGCTGGGTCTGGGCCTGCTCCTCATGCTGGTCTACACCTCGCTGGTGCAGCACCAGCTGCCCTACCTGCCGCAGAAACTGGCCGACCTGGAGCCGCCCCGTCGGACCACGATCCTCGACCGCAACGGCCTGGTGCTGAGCCGGATCGGCTCCTCGCTGCCCGTCTCGCTGGAGCAGATCTCGCCCTTCTTCGTCAA contains:
- the yihA gene encoding ribosome biogenesis GTP-binding protein YihA/YsxC, whose translation is MALEIKQADFLVSVANANHLPEPPWPEIVFAGRSNVGKSSLINMLLGRKALAKVSAAPGKTRLVNYFLVNETLYFVDLPGYGYAKTSQVLRQDWAKLIDEYIRTPRSRIVVQLLDIRHRPAKQDLESLEWLCHNMVPVVVVLTKGDKLGRQAQYAALQALKEQLKSLPILQILTSSARSKSGRDDLLGFLGAWLKKGHAR
- a CDS encoding DUF2442 domain-containing protein translates to MDERTLPTILKVATSAHAIQVELSDGRTNLLPIDWYPRVAAATVKERAHWRLIAKGAGVHWVDLDESVSVENILQGRPSGESQSSFQKWIDSRAAQSTTRPRQPRAATR
- the gpmA gene encoding 2,3-diphosphoglycerate-dependent phosphoglycerate mutase, with the protein product MHKLVLLRHGQSAWNLENRFTGWTDMDLSPEGIREATAAGQLLKEEGFVFDQAWTSVLKRAIRTLWITLDGMDQMWIPVTRSWRLNERHYGALQGLDKKETVERHGKEQVQIWRRSFDTPPPPLELDDPRHPRFDPRYAGVPAAELPACESLKDTIQRFLPLWNGQIAPAIRSGQRVLIAAHGNSLRALVKHLDGISDEAITGLNIPTAIPLLYELDDDLRPLSSRYLGDAEAARKAAEAVAKQTG
- a CDS encoding AAA family ATPase; this encodes MRPAVVLPGRGRLLERLLRHVEDPAARLIALTGPAGVGKSRVLEALEESLSPGILVLSHVCQCRDGAAGGALGGLLERLGRQLTPSGLLALYEEPGLRRLFALSPALLGRLEARQEPGQFQFMPVLESLVTLLGRLSQDRPLLLILDDLQFVDETSRSLLEGLLAHPALDELGVTLLIACRELDALPFAAEWRRLLGEVPGLLSVEVGPLDPEGLRELVAGELDPEAPRSLEPLLERLLAESGGLPFLAVLLLRHARRGGLVRATLEGWRCGAPDELSRLLRGGLVDELLAPLLERQPAARFLLTWLRAVGLPASLEPLRRAAPGRDGIWEPLAEELQRQGVLRHLPDEADPDRWEFAHSLWNELAGEWLEPAERRDFLLQVAAGLDESDRDQRVLRAGLLGRVARESADLPAREEAVVQLRGLLSDLAEDDANLELQLRLAGDLRDLAVSRGDYSLAVRTGVLASLSINAVAALAEWLEQADFERLDAATRLLVLQHMPRHSLILNRPGDLLPWVERMEARGDLSEPERAALLLTRLQRRYSNSDWEDAAPEFQRLAGLDLLPEQAAWADVLRCLAAPAGGLDARERFQALENLLREKSGLLSAAQQLSVFFELHNLAHLFAGQPLLKPWQEPMVEQARRMASVSVARQRDYLARVLALVGRHDEAERMLRENLASFLRRRCWTPAAEAALFLLNLLKRQRRLDESARLVEELGTLLEQPATTYTQRAVVLTALGIEWRLLRTEVAARLLERAESFMADERAPELNLALGYSRAHVRVQQAETGGDWAVAAAACEAMVEQYRGLGRGDVEMLIFCLMRDRALAHLHGPDPARRAADYLPAVAAARERREYDLVRFQVLIGELALVTGEDAVADAVAEGLADVEQDAAQAAAFRVALACRRGDSHAASAALLETCCQLSTQPGSQLVLHLLGRWPGLTAWPPPRPCPPRLACLWAWALANLAQDGRPFRLPGLEVAESERCAFVRHTLAELREPRRDESPAERARLERELERLETWLSDQEERAPGRGLRLQVLGPVRLLLDGRELDPATLKTRVGVELLALLAIRAWQGRERLGRDEILDALTLEGRPLLSESSLRVVISRLRKALLPQSPEAIRFQERQGYAVAEDLGLSVDALDFERAWTRAQDAQRKGRAPEVERHLDDCLGLYRGSFLPGGAAWTEPLRGHFERRFMDAARQRLKLLEGQDELRGEFLARLKARLPVLAEYLAVEA
- a CDS encoding DUF58 domain-containing protein; the encoded protein is MATLLTPERIGKLKSLDLVARSVVEGFITGLHRSPYHGFSVEFSEHRPYQRGDEIRHIDWRLFARSERFQIKQYEEETNLRCHILLDGSASMGFGSPGLLSKFSWGAALAACLMYLMVRQQDAVGLVLFDEELRKLIPPRSTRGHLRLLLKELEGWKPAGGTRTEAVLHRMAESLTRRGLVILISDLLDDESALIRGLKHFRHQGHEVIVLQPLDPAELDFGRLEGGRFRDLESGEELSADPRLVAKEVNERVAAFVKSLRGRCLGEGIDFATLSTGREVDHALLEYLIKRKRVAG
- a CDS encoding AAA family ATPase, coding for MEAVHALQDAREQLLQEIRRSIVGQSEVIEHLLITLLCRGHGLVVGVPGLAKTLLISTLARVLELKFSRIQFTPDLMPGDITGTDVIEEDQNSRAKHFRFFHGPIFANIVLADEINRTPPKTQSALLQAMQEHEVTVSGTTYPLEEPFFVLATQNPIEQEGTYPLPEAQLDRFMFMLRVDYPSFAEELEIVKSTTGSSGELPRSVLSAQQILQLQELVRRTPVSDHLVEQAVRLASRTRPGNPDAPAWIKEQVSWGAGPRASQYLVLGAKCRGILHGRPTPDLEDLRAVALPVLRHRVLTNFAAEAEGVTSDALIGRLLETLA